One genomic window of Luteitalea pratensis includes the following:
- a CDS encoding M16 family metallopeptidase, producing MQFSLRGWRAVCAAVVVLAIAGVGSVSAQDLASFEKRLTVHTLPNGYTFLILERPGAPVFSFATRVDVGSAQEVPGITGLAHMFEHMAFKGTPRLGTKDFAREKVALDELEAAYQAYERARAAVKPDQAEVDRLLKAFKDKEAAAQEFVIANAFDEALSREGGVGLNASTSAEATTYYYSLPTNKFELFAYLESERFIHPVFREFYKERDVVMEERRQRTESQPIGKLIERMLATAFLAHPYKQPTVGYMSDLQRFTLTDAEAFFKKYYVPANMVTAIVGNVKAAEIIPILDKYFGRLPKGEKPAPLRTLEPPQSAELTITLREKSQPIYIEGYHKPSALHPDDAVYDAIAEILGRGRTSRLYTSLVEKQKLAVQAQVGGGLPGVKYPHLFVALAVPARGISNDKVAEALHVELSRMATEDVTDEELARFKTRAKADLIRSLDSNSGLAEQLVTYHTLTGDWRDIFKYIERTDAVSKADIRRVAADVFKVTNRTVARLENDAAPAAGGTR from the coding sequence ATGCAGTTCAGCCTGCGTGGTTGGCGTGCAGTCTGCGCGGCCGTGGTGGTGCTCGCGATCGCGGGGGTCGGGTCCGTGTCGGCCCAGGATCTCGCCTCGTTCGAAAAACGCCTCACGGTGCACACCCTGCCCAACGGGTACACGTTCCTGATCCTCGAGCGCCCGGGGGCGCCCGTCTTTTCGTTCGCCACACGGGTCGACGTCGGGTCGGCGCAGGAGGTGCCAGGCATCACGGGCCTGGCGCACATGTTCGAGCACATGGCGTTCAAGGGCACGCCGCGCCTTGGCACGAAGGACTTTGCCAGGGAGAAGGTCGCGCTCGACGAACTCGAAGCCGCCTATCAGGCCTACGAACGGGCCCGTGCGGCCGTGAAGCCCGACCAGGCCGAGGTGGACCGGCTGCTGAAGGCCTTCAAGGACAAGGAGGCGGCCGCGCAGGAATTCGTGATCGCCAACGCCTTTGACGAGGCGCTGTCGCGCGAGGGTGGCGTGGGCCTGAACGCGAGCACCAGCGCGGAGGCGACGACCTACTACTACTCGTTGCCGACCAACAAGTTCGAGCTGTTTGCCTACCTCGAGTCCGAGCGCTTCATCCACCCCGTGTTCCGTGAGTTCTACAAGGAGCGCGACGTGGTCATGGAGGAAAGGCGCCAGCGAACCGAGAGCCAGCCCATCGGCAAGCTGATCGAGCGGATGCTTGCCACGGCCTTCCTCGCGCATCCCTACAAGCAGCCGACTGTCGGCTACATGAGCGACCTGCAGCGCTTCACGCTCACTGACGCCGAGGCCTTCTTCAAGAAGTACTACGTACCGGCCAACATGGTGACGGCCATCGTCGGCAACGTGAAGGCTGCCGAGATCATCCCGATTCTCGACAAGTACTTCGGCAGGCTGCCGAAGGGCGAGAAGCCGGCGCCCCTGCGCACCCTGGAGCCGCCCCAGTCGGCAGAACTGACCATCACCCTGCGCGAGAAATCGCAGCCGATCTACATCGAGGGCTATCACAAGCCGTCGGCGCTGCATCCCGATGATGCCGTCTACGACGCCATCGCCGAGATCCTCGGCCGCGGCCGGACGTCGCGCCTCTACACCTCGCTGGTCGAGAAGCAGAAACTCGCGGTGCAGGCGCAGGTCGGCGGTGGCTTGCCAGGCGTGAAGTATCCGCACCTGTTCGTGGCGCTGGCAGTCCCGGCCCGCGGCATCAGCAACGACAAGGTCGCCGAGGCGCTGCACGTCGAACTCTCGCGAATGGCGACCGAGGATGTGACCGACGAAGAACTCGCGCGGTTCAAGACGCGGGCCAAGGCCGACCTCATCCGGTCGCTCGACAGCAACAGCGGCCTGGCCGAACAACTGGTGACCTACCACACACTGACGGGCGACTGGCGCGACATCTTCAAGTACATCGAGCGGACCGATGCCGTGAGCAAGGCCGATATCCGCCGCGTCGCGGCGGACGTGTTCAAGGTGACCAACCGTACGGTGGCCCGGCTCGAGAACGACGCGGCACCGGCCGCCGGAGGCACGCGATGA
- the rpoC gene encoding DNA-directed RNA polymerase subunit beta', with the protein MRPDFSTKGTLTADFDSIRISLASPDKIRQWSYGEVTKPETINYRTFKPERDGLFCARIFGPVTDWECLCGKYKRMKHRGVICDKCGVEVTQARVRRERMGHIELATPVSHVWFFKGLPSRIGHLLDISLRDLERVLYFEAYVVIEPGDTDMKQNELLNEDQYRKAREEYGFTAFTAQMGAEAIKSLLRNVDIATLAVELREKMKVEQSIQKRQKYAKRLKVVDAFRKSSNRPEWMILDVIPVIPPELRPLVPLDGGRFATSDLNDLYRRVINRNNRLKKLMELKAPDVIIRNEKRMLQEAVDALFDNGRRGRVLRGANNRPLKSLSDTLKGKQGRFRQNLLGKRVDYSGRSVIVVGPELKLHQCGLPKKMALELFKPFIYNKLEERGLVATIKQAKEMVEEQRSEVWDVLEECIKEHPVLLNRAPTLHRLGIQAFEPVLVEGKAIRIHPLVCTAFNADFDGDQMAVHIPLSPEAQIEASVLMLSSNNILSPANGAPIAVPSQDIVLGCYYLTKSKAGAIGEGRLFANLDDVVLALENGELETLTPIRLRLTGNLIDLTVARDDQAVLHTPLHAVERRIINTTVGRVIWNSSLPSEMPFINGLLKKKGLQQAVQYCYLHFGLEKTVQMLDSLKTLGFTYATQSGLSIGINDLIIPSVKAELVNHAEAEVIKVEQQYQEGAITNGERYNKVIALWSDATEKIADKMFGEMEERDRSGQSFNPVYIMADSGARGSKQQIRQLAGMRGLMAKPSGEIIETPIKSNFREGLTVLQYFISTHGARKGLADTALKTADSGYLTRRLVDVAQDVIIHEPDCGTMDGIEARPIVEAGETIEPLRDRIIGRVTLEDVIDPITREVLVAANENIDEDLATVVQEAGIEMVKIRSVLTCASRRGVCAKCYGRDLATGRMVEMGLAVGVVAAQSIGEPGTQLTMRTFHIGGTASRISEQSTQESRHAGTVRFENISSVETGVEGGIRDMVVMNRNGSLIVRDGKGRDVEHYQVIYGARLRVTDGQRVEPGQVLLEWDPFTFSILTEEAGTVKFKDIIADVTVHEEVDEVTGMSRRIIIEGIDEKKQPLVEIRNLDGKVLRKYHIPSHAHLMVEDGDAVTPGAVLAKIPRETTKTKDITGGLPRVVELFEARKPREAAAVISEIDGIVKIGGIVKGQRKIMIVPEEEGGEPREYSLPRGVHVNVQDGDRVRAGEQLMDGPSNPHDILAVLGEKELQRYLVNEIQEVYRLQGVNINDKHIETIVRQMMRWVKIEDVGDTEFLIDDVVDRFRFIEENERVVTSGGVPAKGRPMLLGITKASLSTDSFISAASFQETTRVLTEASISGRIDTLRGLKENVTMGRLIPAGTGFYAYSNVHIPSDAPPPPPPPSPEDAELERDLDYLSDADDLLDRERGEVVE; encoded by the coding sequence ACAAGATCCGGCAGTGGTCGTACGGGGAGGTCACCAAGCCCGAGACCATCAACTACCGGACGTTCAAGCCGGAACGTGATGGCCTGTTCTGTGCCCGCATCTTCGGGCCGGTCACCGACTGGGAGTGCCTCTGCGGCAAGTACAAGCGCATGAAGCACCGCGGCGTGATCTGCGACAAGTGCGGCGTCGAGGTGACGCAGGCCCGGGTGCGCCGCGAGCGCATGGGCCACATCGAGCTCGCCACGCCGGTGAGCCACGTGTGGTTCTTCAAGGGGCTGCCGAGCCGGATCGGGCACCTGCTCGACATCTCGCTTCGTGACCTCGAGCGCGTGCTGTACTTCGAGGCCTATGTCGTCATCGAGCCCGGCGACACGGACATGAAGCAGAACGAGCTGCTCAACGAGGATCAGTACCGCAAGGCCCGCGAAGAGTACGGGTTCACGGCGTTCACGGCGCAGATGGGCGCCGAGGCGATCAAGAGCCTGCTCCGCAACGTCGACATCGCCACGCTCGCGGTCGAGCTGCGCGAGAAGATGAAGGTCGAGCAGTCGATCCAGAAGCGCCAGAAGTACGCCAAGCGCCTGAAGGTGGTCGATGCCTTCCGCAAGAGCAGCAACCGGCCGGAGTGGATGATCCTGGACGTGATCCCGGTGATCCCGCCCGAGCTGCGCCCGCTCGTGCCGCTCGACGGTGGCCGCTTCGCCACCTCGGACCTCAACGATCTCTATCGCCGCGTCATCAACCGCAACAACCGGTTGAAGAAGCTGATGGAGCTCAAGGCGCCCGACGTCATCATCCGCAACGAGAAGCGCATGCTTCAGGAAGCGGTCGATGCGCTGTTTGACAACGGCCGCCGTGGCCGCGTGCTGCGCGGGGCGAACAACCGTCCGCTCAAGTCGCTGTCGGACACGCTCAAGGGCAAGCAGGGCCGGTTCCGCCAGAACCTGCTCGGCAAGCGCGTGGACTACTCGGGCCGTTCGGTCATCGTGGTCGGGCCGGAGCTGAAGCTCCACCAGTGCGGCCTGCCCAAGAAGATGGCCCTCGAGCTGTTCAAGCCGTTCATCTACAACAAGCTCGAGGAGCGCGGGCTGGTCGCCACCATCAAGCAGGCCAAGGAGATGGTGGAGGAGCAGCGGTCCGAAGTGTGGGACGTGCTCGAGGAATGCATCAAGGAGCATCCGGTGCTCCTCAACCGCGCCCCGACGCTGCACCGCCTCGGCATCCAGGCCTTCGAGCCGGTGCTGGTCGAAGGCAAGGCGATCCGCATCCACCCGCTCGTCTGCACGGCGTTCAACGCCGACTTCGACGGCGACCAGATGGCGGTGCACATCCCGCTGTCGCCCGAGGCGCAGATCGAGGCCTCGGTGCTGATGCTCTCGAGCAACAACATCCTGTCGCCGGCCAACGGCGCTCCGATTGCCGTGCCGTCGCAGGACATCGTGCTCGGGTGCTACTACCTCACCAAGTCCAAGGCGGGGGCGATCGGCGAAGGCCGGCTGTTTGCCAACCTGGACGACGTGGTGCTGGCGCTCGAGAACGGCGAGCTCGAAACACTGACGCCGATCCGGCTGCGGCTCACCGGCAACCTGATCGACCTGACCGTCGCCCGCGACGACCAGGCGGTGCTGCACACGCCGCTGCACGCGGTGGAGCGCCGGATCATCAACACCACGGTCGGTCGCGTGATCTGGAACAGCTCGCTGCCATCCGAGATGCCGTTCATCAACGGTCTGCTCAAGAAGAAGGGGCTGCAGCAGGCGGTGCAGTACTGCTACCTGCACTTCGGCCTCGAGAAGACCGTGCAGATGCTCGACAGCCTGAAGACGCTGGGCTTCACCTATGCGACGCAGTCGGGTCTGTCGATCGGCATCAACGACCTGATCATCCCGTCGGTGAAGGCCGAGCTGGTCAATCACGCCGAGGCCGAAGTCATCAAGGTCGAACAGCAGTACCAGGAAGGCGCGATCACCAACGGCGAGCGCTACAACAAGGTCATCGCCCTCTGGTCGGATGCGACCGAGAAGATCGCCGACAAGATGTTCGGCGAGATGGAAGAGCGCGACCGCTCGGGCCAGTCGTTCAACCCGGTCTACATCATGGCGGACTCGGGAGCCCGCGGTTCCAAGCAGCAGATCCGCCAGCTGGCCGGCATGCGCGGTTTGATGGCCAAGCCGTCAGGCGAGATCATCGAGACGCCGATCAAGTCGAACTTCCGTGAAGGCCTGACGGTGCTGCAATACTTCATCTCGACGCACGGCGCGCGCAAGGGCCTGGCGGACACGGCGCTCAAGACCGCCGACTCCGGCTACCTCACGCGTCGACTGGTGGACGTGGCGCAGGACGTCATCATCCACGAGCCCGACTGCGGCACGATGGACGGCATCGAGGCACGTCCGATCGTGGAAGCGGGCGAGACCATCGAGCCGCTGCGCGACCGGATCATCGGCCGCGTCACGCTCGAGGACGTGATCGATCCGATCACCCGCGAAGTGCTCGTGGCGGCCAACGAGAACATCGATGAGGATCTCGCGACGGTCGTCCAGGAGGCGGGCATCGAGATGGTCAAGATCCGCTCCGTGCTCACCTGCGCCAGCCGGCGTGGGGTGTGCGCCAAGTGCTACGGCCGCGATCTCGCGACCGGGCGCATGGTGGAGATGGGCCTGGCCGTCGGTGTCGTCGCCGCGCAGTCCATTGGCGAGCCCGGCACGCAGCTGACGATGCGCACGTTCCACATCGGTGGCACGGCGTCGCGCATCTCGGAGCAGTCGACGCAGGAATCGCGGCACGCCGGCACGGTGCGCTTCGAGAACATCTCGTCGGTCGAGACGGGTGTCGAGGGCGGCATTCGCGACATGGTCGTGATGAACCGCAACGGCAGCCTGATCGTCCGAGACGGCAAGGGCCGCGACGTCGAGCACTACCAGGTGATCTACGGTGCGCGCCTGCGCGTGACCGACGGCCAGAGGGTCGAGCCGGGCCAGGTCCTCCTCGAATGGGATCCGTTCACGTTCTCCATCCTCACGGAGGAGGCGGGCACGGTGAAGTTCAAGGACATCATCGCGGACGTCACCGTCCACGAGGAGGTCGACGAGGTCACGGGCATGTCCCGGCGGATCATCATCGAGGGCATCGACGAGAAGAAGCAGCCGCTCGTCGAGATCCGCAACCTCGATGGCAAGGTGCTCCGGAAGTACCACATCCCGTCGCACGCCCACCTGATGGTGGAGGACGGCGATGCGGTGACCCCGGGTGCCGTGCTCGCGAAGATTCCGCGCGAGACGACCAAGACCAAGGACATCACGGGCGGTCTGCCGCGCGTGGTCGAACTGTTCGAGGCCCGCAAGCCCCGCGAGGCGGCGGCCGTCATCAGCGAGATCGACGGCATCGTCAAGATCGGCGGCATCGTCAAGGGCCAGCGCAAGATCATGATCGTGCCCGAGGAAGAGGGCGGGGAGCCGCGGGAGTACAGCCTGCCGCGCGGCGTGCACGTGAACGTCCAGGACGGCGATCGCGTGCGGGCCGGCGAGCAGCTCATGGACGGCCCGAGCAACCCGCACGACATCCTCGCGGTGCTCGGCGAGAAGGAACTGCAGCGGTACCTGGTCAACGAGATCCAGGAGGTGTACCGCCTGCAGGGCGTCAACATCAACGACAAGCACATCGAGACCATCGTCCGGCAGATGATGCGGTGGGTGAAGATCGAGGATGTCGGCGACACCGAGTTCCTGATCGACGACGTGGTGGACCGGTTCCGGTTCATCGAGGAGAACGAGCGCGTGGTCACGTCCGGTGGCGTGCCCGCGAAGGGCCGCCCGATGCTGCTCGGCATCACCAAGGCGTCGCTCTCGACCGACTCGTTCATCTCGGCGGCCTCCTTCCAGGAGACCACGCGCGTGCTCACCGAGGCGTCCATCAGCGGGCGCATCGACACGCTGCGCGGCCTGAAGGAGAACGTCACGATGGGCCGGCTCATCCCGGCGGGTACGGGCTTCTACGCCTACAGCAACGTGCACATCCCGTCGGATGCGCCGCCGCCCCCGCCGCCGCCGTCCCCGGAGGACGCGGAACTCGAGCGCGACCTCGATTACCTGTCCGACGCCGACGATCTCCTCGATCGCGAGCGCGGCGAAGTGGTCGAGTAG